Proteins encoded within one genomic window of Rossellomorea vietnamensis:
- the asnB gene encoding asparagine synthase (glutamine-hydrolyzing): MCGIAGWIDWTRDLSDDGRTLKNMTDAIEHRGPDAEGSWLKGHAALGHRRLIVIDPDGGKQPMLYQNEKNTIALTYNGELYNYLELRKELTERNHPFTTNSDTEVLLRAYLEWGEDCVRHFNGIFAFGIWDEEKEKLILGRDHLGVKPLFYKIKEDQILFGSEIKALLAHPDVQAEIDTEGLSEVFGLGPMKTPGKAIFKDIYEVRGGHYMTVTKNDRKTVQYWKLESKEHKDDVETTVQTIRGLLEDTVKRQLIADKPLVSMLSGGLDSSGLTAIAGKEFKEENKVLPTYSIDFVNNEESFKEDFLRRDLDEPWVKRVSDHVGTDHTSIVFDAEKLVDNLLIPMRARDLPGVGEIETSLYLLFKEMKKDATVALSGESADEVFSGYPWFHQEKFLDADVFPWLLNIGGIAGVLNEDLKDWLNIKEYQKQRYQEALAELPVLEGESDVEAKQRRMSYMFITRFLPFMLDRKDRASMMTGFEVRVPFCDYRLVEYLWNIPFEMKNIDDIEKGILRRAFEGYLPDDVRNRRKSAYPSTKDDAYLAGVQKWMNNILDDSTSPILQLIDVEAVRKIADGESSLPDSSAKGLLDYLIQVNGWLKEYSIKVAI; this comes from the coding sequence ATGTGTGGAATTGCAGGCTGGATTGATTGGACAAGAGACCTTTCAGATGATGGGCGGACCTTAAAGAATATGACCGATGCCATTGAGCACCGTGGACCGGATGCAGAGGGAAGTTGGCTGAAGGGTCATGCTGCACTCGGGCACCGCAGATTGATTGTCATCGATCCGGATGGCGGCAAACAGCCCATGCTCTATCAAAACGAAAAAAACACCATTGCGTTAACGTATAATGGAGAACTTTATAACTATCTGGAGCTCCGGAAAGAGCTGACGGAGAGGAATCATCCATTTACAACGAACTCCGATACAGAAGTGCTACTGCGGGCTTACCTAGAATGGGGTGAAGACTGCGTCCGTCACTTCAACGGCATCTTCGCTTTCGGAATTTGGGATGAGGAAAAAGAAAAACTCATACTCGGTCGTGATCATTTGGGGGTAAAACCTTTATTTTATAAGATTAAAGAAGATCAGATCTTGTTCGGCTCCGAAATCAAAGCCTTACTTGCCCACCCTGACGTTCAAGCAGAAATCGATACAGAAGGCTTATCTGAAGTATTCGGACTCGGACCGATGAAGACACCAGGAAAAGCCATTTTTAAAGATATATATGAAGTTCGCGGCGGCCATTACATGACTGTCACAAAAAATGATCGCAAGACCGTCCAATATTGGAAACTTGAAAGCAAAGAGCATAAGGATGATGTTGAAACCACTGTACAAACCATTCGAGGTCTGCTTGAAGATACGGTCAAGAGACAGCTGATCGCAGATAAACCACTTGTATCCATGCTCTCTGGCGGCCTCGATTCAAGTGGACTCACAGCGATTGCAGGTAAGGAGTTCAAGGAGGAAAACAAAGTGCTTCCAACCTACTCCATCGACTTCGTGAACAATGAAGAAAGCTTCAAGGAAGATTTCCTGCGACGCGACCTTGATGAACCTTGGGTGAAGCGGGTATCAGATCATGTAGGGACGGACCATACTTCGATTGTATTTGATGCGGAGAAACTTGTAGATAATCTTCTCATCCCTATGCGTGCAAGGGACCTGCCGGGAGTCGGCGAAATTGAGACCTCCCTCTACCTTTTATTTAAGGAAATGAAAAAGGATGCCACCGTCGCATTGTCGGGGGAGTCCGCAGATGAAGTGTTCTCCGGTTATCCGTGGTTCCATCAGGAGAAGTTCCTCGATGCCGATGTATTCCCGTGGCTCCTGAATATCGGTGGAATCGCCGGTGTCCTGAATGAAGACTTGAAAGATTGGCTGAACATCAAGGAATATCAAAAGCAGCGCTATCAGGAAGCACTCGCTGAGCTACCGGTATTAGAAGGGGAAAGCGATGTGGAAGCGAAGCAAAGACGGATGTCATATATGTTCATCACCCGCTTCCTTCCATTTATGCTGGACCGGAAAGACCGGGCAAGCATGATGACGGGCTTTGAAGTCCGGGTACCCTTCTGTGACTACCGCCTTGTTGAATACCTGTGGAATATTCCGTTCGAGATGAAGAATATCGATGACATTGAAAAGGGTATCTTACGCCGTGCGTTTGAAGGGTATCTCCCTGATGATGTGCGGAATAGACGGAAGAGCGCATATCCTAGTACGAAGGATGATGCGTATCTCGCAGGAGTCCAGAAGTGGATGAACAATATATTGGATGATTCAACGTCCCCGATTCTCCAGTTAATCGATGTAGAGGCCGTCAGAAAGATTGCAGATGGAGAAAGCAGTCTTCCTGACTCCAGTGCAAAAGGTTTATTGGATTATTTAATCCAGGTGAATGGATGGTTGAAAGAGTACAGCATTAAAGTGGCGATATAA
- a CDS encoding alpha/beta fold hydrolase, whose amino-acid sequence MFSTNLNGTFNLWAMDLPHLFPYRLTTINQNSSLIHIHQNQIIATFEKDGDENQQLHHMPISGGTPIPFHEEESGSTCYHACFTDQEMYYSTNHENPLLNIYKTDLQTGHTTLIQNGEHVPIVVAAASSDGSYVFTETYSNTHATAFYQSGGSKVPLVPDVHTAHTIKDICLTKEFIYFTTNYGKEFSYLASFNLSTYEFQPLFTLDKEEITSIRFHQQSNKIVIIAEKGVRDHLYIYDLSSDEGERIDTPCDVIKKIVVTKNGNLYVLGISADKTDTIFKRETNGCWTQVTNTKVLGVPEGNMIKPDIVHYESHDGLEIEALLYKPENPNGITILWPHGGPQKAERMIYRPVLQYLVQSGYTLFAPNFRGSKCYGATFEKMVEQNWGEGPRHDCVAGMEWLIQEEFAEKGKIVAMGGSYGGYMSLLLAGRHPEYFCGIVDIFGISNLLTFLNNVPASWRTLMDQMVGNPETDYEKLVRDSPITYIDHMNSPMFIIHGENDPRVKTEESERIIEHLNQRGIDVNYLTFNDEGHGFSKKQNEMKACREIRGFLDRITIDSSSTMSNR is encoded by the coding sequence GTGTTCAGCACGAACCTTAACGGGACCTTTAATCTATGGGCAATGGATCTACCCCACCTCTTCCCTTATCGGTTAACAACCATCAACCAGAATAGCAGCCTCATCCATATTCATCAAAATCAAATCATCGCAACCTTCGAGAAGGATGGCGATGAGAATCAGCAATTGCATCACATGCCTATATCAGGAGGTACCCCTATCCCCTTCCATGAAGAGGAATCCGGTTCCACTTGCTATCACGCCTGCTTTACAGATCAGGAAATGTACTACTCTACCAATCATGAAAACCCATTGTTGAATATTTATAAAACCGATTTACAAACGGGCCATACCACCCTTATCCAAAATGGTGAACATGTTCCGATCGTTGTGGCAGCCGCCTCTTCCGACGGGTCTTATGTCTTTACAGAAACGTATTCCAACACCCATGCCACTGCCTTTTACCAGTCTGGTGGTAGTAAAGTGCCCCTGGTACCGGATGTTCACACCGCTCATACAATCAAGGACATTTGCTTGACCAAGGAGTTTATCTATTTCACAACGAACTATGGAAAAGAATTTTCATATCTTGCTTCTTTTAACCTTTCAACCTATGAATTCCAGCCTCTTTTTACATTGGATAAAGAAGAAATCACTTCGATCCGGTTCCATCAACAATCAAATAAGATCGTCATCATAGCGGAAAAAGGCGTAAGGGATCATCTATATATCTATGATTTGTCTTCGGATGAGGGAGAGAGAATCGATACCCCCTGCGATGTTATCAAAAAAATAGTAGTCACCAAGAATGGAAACCTCTATGTGCTTGGAATTTCTGCTGACAAAACGGATACCATTTTCAAGAGGGAAACGAACGGCTGCTGGACACAGGTGACGAATACCAAAGTACTTGGCGTGCCTGAAGGAAACATGATTAAGCCGGACATCGTCCACTACGAAAGCCATGATGGTCTGGAAATTGAAGCCCTGCTGTACAAACCGGAAAATCCCAATGGAATCACCATCCTCTGGCCACATGGGGGACCTCAGAAAGCAGAGCGTATGATCTACAGACCTGTGCTCCAGTACCTCGTCCAAAGCGGCTACACCCTCTTTGCCCCCAACTTCCGGGGCAGTAAGTGCTACGGGGCAACATTCGAGAAGATGGTTGAACAGAACTGGGGGGAAGGACCTCGACACGACTGCGTCGCTGGAATGGAATGGCTCATACAAGAGGAGTTTGCTGAAAAGGGTAAAATCGTGGCGATGGGTGGAAGCTACGGCGGTTATATGAGTCTGCTTCTCGCCGGACGACATCCTGAGTATTTCTGCGGGATAGTCGACATATTTGGCATATCGAATCTTTTAACTTTCCTAAATAATGTTCCGGCAAGTTGGAGAACCCTTATGGATCAAATGGTGGGAAATCCTGAAACAGACTATGAGAAGCTTGTAAGAGACTCACCTATTACCTATATCGACCATATGAATTCTCCGATGTTCATCATCCACGGGGAGAACGATCCGAGGGTGAAGACGGAGGAGTCGGAGCGAATCATAGAGCATTTAAATCAAAGAGGGATCGATGTTAACTACTTAACATTTAACGATGAAGGACACGGGTTCTCGAAGAAACAAAATGAAATGAAGGCATGTAGGGAAATTCGCGGCTTTTTGGATAGGATTACAATCGATTCTTCGTCTACTATGTCTAACAGATAA
- a CDS encoding transthyretin-like family protein translates to MRKKASNASTQIFPPGCPGLFPRGICTNPTITLDNLGTISCDATISGKVRCDLRPLQGVTVNLTSPSDLLTFQNPNPVTNSRGEFSTTVIVDRNTPVTPNVSITARAVVVEETITDTITARVECLNCSNLIVTSPETVQAFASQLQAVTCPGIPIDGRVTCQGLPVPNVEIGFEVDSPSGKVIVTPNPTLTNNDGVYEATILPFPGALEIVTIVTTATIGGNTFRSEPVEYEINCPGCENLSITLDSPPQISCNGFLSGRLTCDGEPVANVPVALTGSSVLNIINPNPVTNENGEFTSLVTINFDTEGQEADYTASATFTGIEVTASGNVFVDCVRCNNPLLTLNQPLSPIGCDGGTITGQFTCNGEPIINTPVFFTVMSSGTVTVNPNPAITNADGIFNATIQPGLNVTETITIQASSMFGGEEVTSESRNASVNCVCENPVIELDNPGPISCRAVITGRVLCQGLPVPGVTVNLSSPLLNFETPNPVTGPDGSYSSVVTVQPITPVQEGVPYTAEAVVLGISASNTNFVRAECLVCDGQSLTLIPPAGSVGCDGAPLSGRVLCGNTPAQKVAVFFSVDPSIAFVSPNPAITDANGNYSAVITPNQGAIGPVELTATTAVAGNGITAGPFQVNLNCPVPPPECPCRFRLNTQGGAQPGARIRVVRFGHVEDYTGRLNITVVQCGSGIQGICNPAVDNFNFVFNASNGDNFQFTQGRRTSISCENNLTTAIVEGTINGRINNGPSRSFDAKITAVLNKINNTITWTLFATDNTTTTFETLVPFTAPTDPTSFIIGCP, encoded by the coding sequence GTGAGAAAGAAAGCATCAAACGCTTCAACACAAATCTTCCCGCCTGGCTGTCCAGGACTTTTTCCACGGGGAATATGTACAAACCCCACCATTACCTTAGATAACCTGGGGACCATCAGCTGTGACGCCACGATCAGTGGTAAAGTGCGATGTGATCTTCGTCCTTTACAAGGCGTGACGGTCAATCTTACCTCGCCTTCAGATTTACTAACATTCCAAAATCCTAATCCTGTAACCAATAGCAGGGGAGAGTTTTCAACAACGGTCATTGTCGACCGTAATACCCCTGTCACGCCTAATGTCAGTATTACGGCAAGAGCCGTCGTTGTCGAAGAAACCATCACCGACACTATCACTGCAAGAGTGGAATGCCTCAATTGCTCCAATTTAATTGTCACCTCCCCTGAAACGGTACAAGCTTTCGCATCCCAATTACAGGCTGTTACCTGCCCGGGAATCCCAATTGACGGCAGGGTGACCTGTCAAGGATTGCCGGTACCGAATGTCGAAATCGGATTCGAAGTGGATTCTCCTTCCGGTAAAGTCATCGTAACCCCAAACCCCACGCTAACGAATAATGATGGAGTATATGAAGCTACCATCCTGCCATTTCCAGGAGCACTTGAAATCGTAACCATCGTGACAACAGCTACAATCGGGGGAAATACATTCCGTTCAGAACCCGTAGAATACGAAATCAATTGTCCGGGTTGTGAAAATCTCTCAATCACATTGGACAGCCCCCCTCAAATCAGTTGCAATGGATTTCTGTCAGGCAGACTGACATGTGACGGGGAGCCTGTGGCTAATGTACCCGTTGCGCTTACAGGATCATCCGTATTGAATATTATTAACCCTAATCCTGTAACCAACGAGAACGGTGAATTCACTTCTCTGGTAACAATCAATTTTGACACAGAAGGACAGGAAGCAGACTATACGGCGTCGGCTACCTTTACGGGTATCGAAGTGACGGCTTCCGGTAATGTGTTTGTCGACTGTGTTCGATGCAATAATCCATTATTAACATTAAATCAGCCATTGTCTCCAATCGGGTGCGACGGAGGGACCATCACCGGCCAATTCACCTGTAATGGTGAACCGATCATCAATACTCCTGTCTTCTTCACGGTCATGTCTTCTGGTACCGTCACGGTGAATCCTAACCCTGCCATCACCAATGCGGATGGGATCTTTAACGCTACGATCCAGCCAGGACTGAACGTGACAGAGACCATCACCATCCAGGCCTCCTCCATGTTCGGCGGAGAAGAAGTGACTTCTGAATCACGTAATGCCTCTGTGAACTGCGTTTGTGAGAACCCCGTCATCGAATTAGATAACCCTGGGCCGATCAGTTGCCGTGCAGTCATTACCGGCCGTGTCCTTTGCCAGGGACTTCCCGTACCGGGCGTAACCGTGAACTTGAGTAGTCCATTATTGAATTTCGAAACACCGAATCCCGTCACGGGGCCAGATGGATCCTACTCTAGTGTCGTTACGGTTCAGCCGATCACTCCGGTGCAAGAAGGGGTTCCATATACGGCAGAAGCTGTCGTCTTAGGAATATCTGCCAGCAATACGAACTTTGTCCGTGCAGAATGCCTTGTTTGCGATGGGCAGTCCCTTACCCTAATACCTCCAGCAGGTTCAGTGGGTTGTGATGGAGCCCCATTATCAGGTAGAGTTCTGTGCGGAAATACACCCGCCCAAAAGGTAGCGGTATTCTTCTCAGTCGATCCAAGTATTGCGTTTGTATCCCCAAACCCTGCCATCACGGATGCAAATGGAAATTATTCTGCCGTTATCACTCCCAATCAGGGAGCAATCGGACCAGTGGAGCTCACTGCTACAACAGCCGTAGCTGGAAACGGCATCACGGCAGGACCTTTCCAAGTTAACCTAAACTGTCCGGTCCCGCCACCTGAATGTCCATGCCGTTTCAGGTTAAATACTCAAGGCGGAGCACAGCCTGGTGCACGTATACGTGTTGTACGATTTGGTCACGTAGAGGATTATACGGGTCGGTTAAATATTACGGTCGTGCAATGTGGATCAGGTATTCAAGGCATTTGTAACCCTGCCGTCGACAATTTCAACTTTGTATTTAACGCCTCGAACGGTGACAACTTCCAATTCACCCAGGGCCGGAGAACCAGCATCTCCTGCGAGAATAATCTAACAACAGCCATCGTAGAGGGAACCATCAACGGCCGGATCAATAACGGTCCATCCCGTTCCTTTGACGCAAAAATCACCGCTGTACTCAATAAAATTAATAACACGATTACCTGGACTCTCTTTGCAACGGATAATACGACCACAACATTTGAAACATTAGTACCGTTCACAGCACCAACCGATCCAACATCGTTTATTATCGGATGCCCTTAA
- a CDS encoding YibE/F family protein, whose product MIVIKKYRTLLLFAFLAICVFASLYFVNHNQSLYDRPIAEVTSSKIMEKTDMEDMTGNKDRVYIQQLKAIVKNGKHKGETILLSNKYSMSGANDQRYEPGNELFVSIDDGDKKDNTLNGHIEDVKRDQYLMIMTWAFILFLLIVGKRQGLFSLITLGVNALILSYALDVYLNSEKVGLLLACSVGVIAFTLVSLLFVNGFNEKTYAAVVATLIGTFMTLLISYVVIRFTAGDGLRYEEMQYLTRPYQMVFMAGILVGCLGAVMDVAITLSSSIFGLFEKNPDISMKALRTSGFDIGKDIMGTMTNILFFVYISGGIPMLILYFKNASPLAFTLSMNLSLEMTRALTGGIGIVLAIPIGIYTAFFFVNRKRVKV is encoded by the coding sequence GTGATAGTCATTAAAAAATATAGGACACTACTATTATTCGCCTTCCTGGCAATCTGTGTTTTCGCTTCATTATATTTCGTCAACCACAATCAGAGTCTGTACGACCGTCCGATTGCAGAAGTGACGAGTTCAAAGATAATGGAAAAGACGGATATGGAAGACATGACCGGGAATAAAGACCGGGTATACATACAACAGTTGAAAGCCATAGTGAAAAACGGCAAACATAAAGGGGAGACCATCCTCTTATCTAATAAATACTCCATGTCCGGCGCCAACGATCAGCGCTATGAACCGGGGAATGAATTATTCGTCTCCATTGATGACGGGGATAAAAAGGATAATACATTGAATGGGCATATAGAAGATGTGAAGCGGGATCAATATCTGATGATCATGACCTGGGCATTCATCCTTTTCCTGTTGATTGTAGGAAAAAGACAGGGTCTGTTCTCCCTGATCACCCTCGGGGTCAATGCACTGATTCTCTCTTACGCATTGGATGTTTATCTAAACTCGGAGAAAGTGGGCCTGTTGCTGGCTTGCAGCGTTGGGGTGATTGCCTTCACCCTCGTCTCCCTCTTATTCGTGAATGGATTCAATGAGAAAACGTATGCGGCGGTGGTGGCCACTCTGATCGGAACGTTCATGACGCTCCTTATCAGCTATGTTGTCATCCGCTTCACAGCCGGGGACGGACTCCGGTATGAGGAAATGCAGTATCTCACCCGCCCTTACCAAATGGTATTCATGGCGGGGATCCTCGTGGGCTGCCTGGGAGCAGTGATGGATGTAGCCATCACTTTATCGTCCTCGATCTTTGGACTATTCGAGAAAAATCCTGACATCTCTATGAAAGCACTGAGAACGTCAGGTTTTGACATCGGAAAGGATATCATGGGAACAATGACCAACATCCTGTTCTTCGTCTACATCAGCGGTGGAATTCCCATGCTCATCCTTTATTTTAAAAATGCCTCACCACTCGCGTTTACCCTTTCCATGAATCTTTCCCTAGAAATGACGAGGGCCCTCACAGGAGGTATCGGGATTGTACTCGCCATCCCGATCGGCATTTATACAGCCTTTTTCTTTGTGAACAGAAAGCGGGTGAAAGTATGA
- a CDS encoding YibE/F family protein, with protein MTVQVWLAIILFALMVAVGGKKGARSFVALFLNTGVLLLTIIMMNDQDMNPIILTLIACILISCISLFYISEINIKTVTAFISTIVTTCALIFFILELTDAAMIQGFSEDETEEIGAFSLYVGVDFVKIGASMIIMSTIGAIIDVTIAVSSPMQEMAYHNPTISRKDLFRSGISIGRDILGTSANTLFFAFFGGYMGLLIWFKDLSYSIGDIVNSKVFTSEMIFIGSAGLGVALAIPVTSAITAYYLVKAGRRDRSPVLDEPPVDK; from the coding sequence ATGACGGTTCAAGTATGGCTCGCCATCATTCTATTCGCTCTGATGGTTGCAGTGGGCGGTAAAAAAGGAGCAAGGTCCTTTGTGGCCTTATTCTTAAATACAGGGGTACTCCTTCTCACCATTATCATGATGAATGATCAAGATATGAATCCGATCATCCTGACGTTGATTGCATGCATCCTGATCAGCTGCATTTCCCTGTTTTATATCAGTGAAATTAACATCAAGACCGTCACCGCTTTCATCTCTACGATTGTGACGACCTGCGCGTTGATTTTCTTCATATTGGAGTTGACCGATGCCGCCATGATTCAGGGTTTCAGTGAGGATGAAACCGAGGAAATCGGTGCCTTTTCTCTGTATGTAGGAGTGGACTTTGTGAAAATCGGGGCTTCGATGATCATTATGAGTACCATCGGCGCGATTATTGATGTGACCATTGCCGTTTCATCTCCTATGCAGGAAATGGCTTACCACAATCCAACGATCAGCAGAAAGGACTTATTTAGATCCGGGATCAGCATTGGAAGGGATATTCTCGGGACAAGCGCCAATACATTGTTCTTCGCTTTCTTCGGTGGATATATGGGACTCCTGATCTGGTTCAAGGATCTTTCCTACTCCATCGGAGACATCGTGAACTCCAAAGTGTTCACCTCTGAAATGATCTTCATCGGCTCAGCAGGACTCGGAGTGGCCCTTGCAATCCCCGTAACCTCTGCCATCACAGCGTATTATCTGGTGAAGGCTGGACGAAGGGACAGGTCCCCTGTCCTGGACGAACCACCGGTCGATAAATGA